The sequence below is a genomic window from Streptomyces sp. B21-105.
GAGCGCGGGCGTCGGCTCGAAGACCACTGGTCGGCCGACCTGGCTCAGCGACGATACGTCCCCCAGCGAGTTGCCCACCGCCAGTGAACCCGGCCAGTCGATGCGCTCCTCGCCCACCAGATCCTGAGCGGCCGCGTCCTTCCCGCCGCAGACCGTGGCGGCCACGCGTCCGGTGTACAGCCCGTCAGCCGTATCGAGCCGGGTGCCGCGGAAGAGGGGCACGCCCAGCTCACCGGCAAGATGGGCCACCATCTCCTGCGGGCCGCCCGAGATCAGCACCGGCACACAGCCGGCCTCCTTCAACGCCGTGATCAGCGGCCTGGTGAAGTCGAACAGCCGCTCGCGTTGCCGCTGCCACAGATCGGCCATCGTCGTCGACACCGCCCGGCACGGCACATCGGTCAGCATCGCGGCGAACAACTCGTGCAACCGCGCCGCCGCCTGCACATCCTCCGCATCCGAATCGGTCTGCGCACGGCGCAGCCGCGCCAGCCGGTCCCGGGGAACGAGCCCCGCCTCGGCCAGCATTCCCGGCAGTGGGCCGGCCAGCGTGCCGGCGATCAAAGTCCCGTCCACATCCAGCACCGCGATACGCATGCCCCGACCCTCGCGGGTCCGCCACCGCATCAACGCCGATTCCCCGGCCTGTCACCCGATGGAAGACAGCGCCGTCCGCGCTGCCCCAGAGCAGCGGCCGCTCCCAAATCGGACACCTGCCCGCACGCGTACTCCACCACCTGGGCGGTAAGCGGCGGCGAGTGGCCATGAACGGTCCTCTGGTCTCACCACTGTGGGCCGTCGCACGCCGGGGCGGCGGCCTGTCCGCATGAGCGGGCGAGCGCGTGTGCGTATGCCTCGTCGAGCAGTTTCCGCAGTGTGGAGGTGGTGGGTGCGATGGCGGTGGCGAGCAGTGCCGGACCGCCTGCCAGCGGTGCCAGGACGGCACACCCGTCCTTGGTGCCTTCGCCGAGCAGTATCGGGTCTTGTCGGTGGTCGAGGCGTGGGGCCACGATGAGGAGTTGGCCGACGGCGCGGTGTCCGTTGAGGACGGCCGGGCCGTCCCAGCCGGGTTCGGGGGCCCCGTATGCCGTGTGCTCGTCGAGTAGCGGGCGTCCGGCGCGGTGGACAAGGATCCGGCTGACGAGGTGGCCTGGTTCTTCGCCGGCCCGACCCAGGAGTTGCTCTTCTCGCAGTGTCAGTCGTGCGGTGGCGGCGAGTTCGACGGTGTACGTCTGGTGCAGGTTGCTGCTGGTGGCACTGATCAGCGGCTGCGGCAGCCAGCGCAGGCTGGCGTGCTCTCCTACGGTGAGCCGGACGTCGTAGGTGGCCGCTGAGGCGGTGGGGCCGCGCAGGGCGAGTGTGGCGGCGGCTGTGGTGACCTCCAGTTCGGCCCGGTCCTCGGCGGTGATGTCGAGGGTGAGCCGGTCGCCGCCCAACGGTGCGCTCATCGCGCCGATGATCCCTACCTTGGCGGCGCTGCCGGCGGTGCGCAGGCGCCGCAGGTGGAAGGGGCCGTCGCTGTGCAGTTGCGGGAGAGTGGTGACGCGTCCGTTGTACGCGGCGCGGATCCGGGCCGTGGCGCGTACGCCGTCCGGGTGTCCGGCGGGCTCCCGGGCACCGACTGAGGGGGTGTCGGGGCCGGAGATGGTTCGGGCGGTGCCAACTTGCGAGAAGGGGTTCATGCGGTTGCCCCGGCGCGCCACTGGGTGAGGTGGCCGGTGACCCAGTCGGCGACCTCGCGGATGCCGTCGTCGCAGGTGAGGCTGGTGAAGATGACGGGCAGGTCGCCGCGCTGTCGTTTCGCGTCGATGGCCATGGTGTCCAGGTCGGCGCCGACGTGCGGGGCGAGGTCGGTCTTGTTGATGACGAGGAGGTCGGCGGTGGTGATGCCGGGGCCGCCCTTGCGGGGGATGTCGTCGCCGCTGGCCACGTCGATGACGAAGATCTGCACGTCGACGAGGCCTTTGGAGAAGGTGGCGGTCAGGTTGTCGCCACCGGACTCGATGAGCACGAGGTCGAGGGGGTGGAGGGTTGCTTCGAGGTGTTCGACGGCTTCCAGGTTGGCGGAGATGTCGTCGCGGATCGCGGTGTGGGGGCAGGCGCCGGTCTCGACGGCGGTGATGCGCTCGGGCGGCAGGACGGCTTCGCGCCGCAGGTACTCGGCGTCCTCGCGGGTGTAGATGTCGTTGGTGACGACGGCGATGGGCCAGCGGTCGCGCAGGGTGCGGCAGAGCGCGGCGACGGTCGCGGTCTTGCCGGAGCCGACCGGGCCGCCCAGGCCGACGCGCAGCGCGCGGCGGCTGCCGTCGGCGCGGAGCGGCTCGGCGCTGTGGGTGTGGCGCTGCGGCATGGTCCCGGGGTGGTCGAGGTGCACAAGAACTCCAGGTGGGAAGGGGCGGTTTCAGGAGGCGAAGAGCCGGACGGTCCAGGCGGCGTGCTGTTCACCGGTGATGTCCAGCAGCGGCGAGGACGCCGACGGCAGGGCGTCGATGCCCTCGGCCGTGACGCGGTCTGCGGCTTGGGCGGCAGCTGTGGCGACGGCGTCGGTGTCAGAGCTGAGGCGGGCCAGCAGCCCTGAGGCGTCGAGCGGGTCGAGGCTGAGCAGGCGCACTGCCGCGGTGGCCGGGCCGCCGGCGTTCTCGTACGCGGCGGCATAGGCGGCGTCGAGCGGGGTGAGCCCGGCGGCCCGGGCGGCCAGGCCCAGCACGATGGGCTGGTGGGCGCCCTGGGGACGCGCGGCGGCCAGCAGTTCCAGCTCTTCGGACGGGAAGGTGGCACGGGCCGCGCGCATCATCTGCCGGCCGAGCCGACGGGCGACGGCACGCAGCGCTGGGACGGGAGTGCGCGCGTCAGCGGCGTCGTCCAGCAGCAGCGGGTCGACTCCGGCGGCGGCTGCGGCGGCCAGCCCGGCCGCCGTCAGACCGGTGGTGTGCAGACGTCCGCGACAGAACGCCTCCAAACTGTGGGTGTCGTGTACGGCTCCGTGGGCGACGGCGGCTTCGACGCCGCCGGAGTGGGCGTGCCCGCCGGCGGGGAAGCGGCCGTCGGCCAGGAGGAGCAGGGCTGCGCGGCTCATGGGTGAGCGGCTGACCTTTCGCAGGGTCGGATGGTGAGCCGGTGGCCCGGGCTGGCACATCGAGCCCGCCCAAGCCACCGACCAGAGGGGCCGGGCAGGCGGCCGTTCAGAAGAGGAAGTAACGCTGTGCCAGGGGGACTTCAGTGACGTAGGAGCGTGGCACGGTTGCCCCGTTGAGTTCGGTGCGGGCGTCACTCGTCGTCGCGCCGCCGATGGTGACCTCGAAACTGTTGTGGTCGACTTCGAGACTGTCGGGAATGGTGTCGTTCAATTTCATGTCGGCCTTCGTGACGTGCCGGGTGCTTGTGATGTCCACGAAGCCCTTGTCGAGACCGAGACCCGGATTACCGCTGGTGCCGTCTCCGTTCAAGTTGGCGGCCACACCCGGAGCCACGAAGATCACCGAGTTGCGTCCAGGGGAGTGGCCGGTGGAGCCCCAGACCGGACGCGGCAGGTACGGCTGCGGCGTGGTGATCGACGCGTTGGCGTCGCCGACCTGCGCGTACGCGAGCTGGCCGCCCTTGAGGAGCATGTGCGGTTTGACGCCGAAGAACTTCGGCTCCCACAGCACCAGGTCGGCGAGCTTCCCGGTCTCCACTGAGCCGGCGTGGCGGTCGATGCCGTGAGTGATCGCCGGGTTGATCGTGTACTTGGCGACGTACCGGCGGGCGCGGAAGTTGTCGTTCGGCTGCAGTTGCTGGTCGTTGAAGGAGTGGTCTGTGTCGTCGGTGATCGTGCGGACCCTCGCGGCTTCGAGGTCTTCCTTCAGTGCCCCGTAGCGGCTCTTCATGACGTGGGCGGTCTGCCAGGTACGCATGATCATCTCTCCGATGCGGCCCATCGCCTGGGCGTCGGAGGACATCATCGAGATGGCGCCCATGTCGTGGA
It includes:
- the ureG gene encoding urease accessory protein UreG; the encoded protein is MHLDHPGTMPQRHTHSAEPLRADGSRRALRVGLGGPVGSGKTATVAALCRTLRDRWPIAVVTNDIYTREDAEYLRREAVLPPERITAVETGACPHTAIRDDISANLEAVEHLEATLHPLDLVLIESGGDNLTATFSKGLVDVQIFVIDVASGDDIPRKGGPGITTADLLVINKTDLAPHVGADLDTMAIDAKRQRGDLPVIFTSLTCDDGIREVADWVTGHLTQWRAGATA
- a CDS encoding urease accessory protein UreD, producing MNPFSQVGTARTISGPDTPSVGAREPAGHPDGVRATARIRAAYNGRVTTLPQLHSDGPFHLRRLRTAGSAAKVGIIGAMSAPLGGDRLTLDITAEDRAELEVTTAAATLALRGPTASAATYDVRLTVGEHASLRWLPQPLISATSSNLHQTYTVELAATARLTLREEQLLGRAGEEPGHLVSRILVHRAGRPLLDEHTAYGAPEPGWDGPAVLNGHRAVGQLLIVAPRLDHRQDPILLGEGTKDGCAVLAPLAGGPALLATAIAPTTSTLRKLLDEAYAHALARSCGQAAAPACDGPQW
- a CDS encoding urease accessory protein UreF, translating into MSRAALLLLADGRFPAGGHAHSGGVEAAVAHGAVHDTHSLEAFCRGRLHTTGLTAAGLAAAAAAGVDPLLLDDAADARTPVPALRAVARRLGRQMMRAARATFPSEELELLAAARPQGAHQPIVLGLAARAAGLTPLDAAYAAAYENAGGPATAAVRLLSLDPLDASGLLARLSSDTDAVATAAAQAADRVTAEGIDALPSASSPLLDITGEQHAAWTVRLFAS